The genomic segment CAGTTCGCCTACCTGAACACAGAGCGGGGTTTATCTGAAGTGCCCATGCATCTGAAAGGTAAGCGATGTAACGGAAATCTCAGAGTCTGTTTCATTCTGAGAGTCTGAATACCTGTCTTTTGCTACCTGTTTAGAGACTGTCAGAACCTGGGAGAAGGGTTGTTGTTGCTGTGGCTGGAACACAGGAAACCATTTGCATTTTTCACAACATCTGGCACCTTCCAGGTCTCAGCCTGTGTACCCAGAGGCCTCTGAGATTCATAAACAGATGCGCCTGTCTGTAACACAGCAAACCTTGGTGATCCCCATTACCCAGCGCCGAATATCCCGAGATCTAGCAAAGCTGAAACCAGCCGGTTCTATTTGGATCATCCAACTCTGGCAGAGGAAGTCTCACACCTCAGAGTTTATGCACCAGCTCCCCAGAGCAGAGGGGACTGTAAAGATGTGATGGGGATGTATTACCTGACTTCATGTACTAGCTCCCCAGAGCAAAGGGGACCGTAGAGGTGCACTGGGGCTGTGCTGCCTATGTTCATGTATTGGATCACCAGAGTAGATGAGACTGCACTGGtactctgggggtgggggggggggggaggggaggaggagggtgctCTATCGTGACTGGCTCAACCTAGAGCAGGAAACAGGAATAGTGTTCCTTTTCCATGACTCAGTACTGACAGCTTAAACCTAAAGGAGTGTCAGGAGCATCAGGTCCATTGTGAGAGAAGTGAAAACAGGAAGAGCAAGTGAATCCCCCCCGCCCCACACTTACCCCCTGTGGTGTTGCACAGTTCAGCAGAGTCTGAGCAGTGAAACCAGCCTCTCCACACAACACTCCCCTTTGCAGAATCACGTGTGCACTTGGTGCTGGCTGTAACACCAGGGAATCTGCAAACTATGAACAGAGGGGAGAGTGGTGTCTTTAACAGCGAATCTGAATCAGATCAGAAATGTTTCGGGCCATAACTCATTTTCAGACGCTCTACCACTGAGCTCCCAATTTCACCCAAACAATGTCTttaataagtttttttttaatttggaaaaataTGTTTGGTGTTCCGTGTTCTTCAGGGATTGACAACCTATTTCTGTACATCCTCAGATGTTCGACAGAAACATATGGAGACTCTGCAGGaacaaactgaaacactgagagtgaacacgatcctgatgagggagaaggtgaagattttccagctggttgatcgacaCGCTGAGCTCAtggtcatttctactgttcgagatcggacactggtggaacatgagctgctggcaagaggcagagaccacgaggagtggagagacAAACATCTCCGCAGAGAGCGGGAAAAAGTCCGGGTGGATCAGTTATTCAAGAGGAGTTTTCTTCAAAAATTGAAGAGTTCTTTTTATGGAAAAAAATATGGGATTtcggcagcagtggccggagtcccagggatcgggaaaacaacaatggtacaaaagattgtttatgactgggccacgggGAAAATATACAAACAATTCCattttgtcttcagtttcaaattccgagATTTAAACTCCATTACCTGCAGAATAAACCTGAAAGAACTGATTCTGCATCAGTATCCCTACTTTGGGAATATCCTGAGAcaggtctggaagaacccaaaGAGGCTGTTGTTTATATTCGATAGTTTGGATGAATTCAAGCACAGAATCAATTTTGCTGACAGTCAGGGAGACACAGAAACTCAGGACACATGCACAGATCCTGAATTCAAGTGCAAGGTGTcggacattgtgtacagtttaatccagcacaagctgctcccagggtgttcagtgctggtgaccacccgtCCCGCTGTGTTACATTTATTGGAAAGGGCAGAGATCagtgtctgggctgaaatcctgggatttgttggtgatgaacggaaggaatatttcatcaggcattttgaagatcagacggtggcggcagctgttttcaaacacgtggaggagaacgagatcctgtacaccatgagctacaacccctcctactgctggatcctcgctctggcactgggccccttcttcacacaaagagtcagggtcccgcagcgagttcccaagaccataACCCAATtatattcctactatatttacaacatcctgaaaaaccatggccgtgagattgagaacccccgtgatgtgttactcagggttggtcagatggccctCAGAGGAGTATTCgagaagaagattgtgtttacagatggagatttgatcaactacagtctgcagccttcccagttcctgtccggattcctgaaggagcttttggagagagaggattctgcccggtgtgtggtgtacacattcccacacctcactaTCCAAGACTTTGTAGCTGCAGTCGCACAGTTCCTGAATCCACATCCAGGggatatcctgaaattcctcacaAAAGCCCACAACTCAACAGATTGGcgatttgaggtatttctccgttttgttgctggtctctcctccccaatgacagctcggggcctggaggagtttctgggtccatttcctcatgaaacaacctgccgggtgattgactgggtgaaggaggaggttaaacgccGGAGTGGAAACACATGGAGtgaagctggtaaaaggagcctcctgaacacattgcactacctgtttgagtctcagaatcgtgcattggctcaggccgcactggaatctgtggaaacactttcattcagtggaatgacactgaccccgattgactgcgcgatcctgtctcatgtcatcagactctgtgatacaataaaacacctcaatctggctggctgccacattcagtgtgaaggaatccagcggctgggacccgggctgcacaagtgccaggAGTTGAGGTAACTTTATTTATTTCTCACTCTGAGCTGTGAAATTGTCCCACTGTgttgtttcaatgtaaatgaagTTGGGTAAACTGTCGTAAATATGATTGTGAAGAACTGTGACAAATGCCATCCCCCTACGTCCTGTGGGATTTCTCTTACTCATTGCCCTTTTccagtgggatctctcttccccatcctgcAGGTTCTATCTTTCCATACTTTTCCTCGGGTGGTGTCATTTCCCACCGACATTTCCCCATTCACAGATCTTCCTCACTGTGGTACATTCTCCCACCCTTCATCCCTGTCCCTCCTGACCCTCTCAGGTCAGGAACACTTTTCTAACCAGCAGGGAATGAGACAGAGTATGTGGAGTTTACAGGGTCACACGGACAGACTACATTACTgacattcggtgaataccctggagctggtcagtgagggacattgacaatgatgggaactccgatcagtgatttactgactggtttaatgtttcctgaaatatccgaGTAGGAGAAATTTGCTCAGCGCACAGTATGAATCACTTTGTTCATGGATTTTTCtgtttgtgtttagacttggTGAGAATgacctgggagattcaggagtgaaactggtgtctgcggctctgaggaacccggagtgtaaaatacagaaactggagtAAGTACCAGAgtctgggagattgtgtttactgtcactgggtgtctgacactgaacattaatgtgatcagtaattgtgttactgataaacactggggatttgtaccgtctcctgtctctttgtgtccttcaccctcaccctctctcatttcCAGGTTGGATGAGGTCGGTCTCACAggttctggtgccgaggatctcgtctccactctcagtacaaacccatcactgacggagctggacCTGAGTGCTAATGAACTGGGatattcaggagtgaaactggtgtctgcagttctgaggaacccggagtgtaaaatacagaaactggggtAAGTACCAGATCGtaggagattgtgtttacagccACTGGGTGTCTGATACtaaacattaatgtgatcagtaattgtgttactgataaacactgggaatttgtaccatctcctgtctctctgtgtccttcacccacactctctctcatctccaggctggggGCTGTCGGTCTCACAggttctggtgccgaggatctcgtctccactctcagtacaaacccatcactgacggagctggacCTGAGTgctaataaactgggagattcaggagtgaaactggtgtctgtgGCTCTGAGGAAAtcagagtgtaaaatacagaaactggagtaagtaccagactgtgggatattgtgtttacagtcactgggtgtctggcACTGaatattaatgtgatcagtaattgtgttactgataaacaccaGGGATTTGTaccatcttctctctctctctctctgtccttcaccctcactctctctcatctccaggctgtaccgtgtcggtctcacagattctggtgctgaGGATCTCGCCTCTGCTCTTGGTACAAACAGATCTCTGAGGGAGCTGAACCTGAGTGTTAATGAACTGAAAGATttaggagtgaaactggtgtctgcggctctgaggaatccggagtgtaaaatacagaaactggggtaagtaccagactgtgggagattgtgtttagtCACTgagtgtctgacactgaacattaatgagatcagtaattgtgttactgataaacactggggatttgtaccgtctcctgcccctctctgtgtccttcatcctcactctctctcatctccaggctgtggggtgtcggtctcacagattctggtgtcgaggatctcgtctccgctctcattacaaacccatcactgaaggagctggacctgGTATTCAACTCGCTGACAGACCGATCCGTCCCCGCCCTCCGCCGGCTCATAGTAAACCTCCCGAGTCTGGAGCGGATCCGGTGAGTGTTTGTGTTAATGTTCAAAGTGATAAACTATCAGTGGATCTGCGGGTTTTCTGCtgatatttgtctgtgagtgtttttgaaaCATTAGCCCCGGTCCCCTGGtactgacactgttgtgtaatcTGTTTATTACATCTTTATTCTTCTGTCTGTTTCAGGCTGGACCAGAATCGGTTCAGTGAGACCGGGAGGAAGGAACTGAGACCTCTGCAGGGAGTCAGACCCGGACTGACAGTGATCCtgtgaacatctgaatgtgtgaaCAGCCCCGCCCGCGGGATGGGGACATTTTGCCCGattccccaccctcccctttAACTCCCGCCCTTACCTTTAACTCGCCGCGCGCCAGGTGTAATTCCAAACAGTTTTAACGGAACTGGCTCCACGCTCGCGCTGTGGGGCGTTCATTGCGCTCCCGCAGAGACATAGCACTACCTCCTGTCCAGCGGCGCTGCTTCCGCCGGATGTAAGTGctcgagacccccccccccacgtgaCACCCCGGAGAATTACACGCACAGGAAGAGCCTGGGGGCTGGGGATCACTCTTGGACTCTGGTGTCACGGAGCAGGATTATCCCGGGAGAGAATCATTTTGCTCCCTTTGCTAAGCACGTTGCATTCGGCAGTCTGGCCTATATAATGATGTTAAATTGACACATACCTCGGCAGTGACACTGGATCTGCAGCGATCTCTGAAGTGTGATTTTATAACCATCGGTTCCTCGATGCAGAGTGACGGTGAGAAACGGGACTGGCTATTCAACCGGCCACTCGTTGTCGCCGATCAGTTaattgtgtgtgactgtgagtgagtcAGGAGTTGCTTATTTATTCCCACACGTCAGCAGCTCACACATTGTTTAATTTACGTTTGTGATGATGAATTCAATAAACCGCTGTAGCTTCCCGCCTTGGTGTCGGACTTGAGTCTCATTCGAGGAGAAACAGTGACCAGGGGTTACTACTGCCCCCCACACCCGGTGAACTGCAATAATGGGTCTGAGCACCTCACACTGGTACAGCAGCGTCTCAGCTTCAGGCTGAGGGATGTCATTCTGGTGGTGTCTGGTCCCCAGGATCtcttcactccccatccccatccaggCTGACACGCCACTCCCTCTCACCCAGATACTCGCACTATCCTGATCCCCACCTTCCTGCGCGCTTTCTCGCTCTCACAGTCAAAAACAACAAAGGAGATTAGAAGCTCATATACTGTATAATATCGGACCCGCGTCCACCAAGGTCGCAAACAGAAGGGAACAGAAGCAATCAACACGGGCTGAAGGACCCTCTGCACAGACCCGGCAAACAAACCCGGGGCCAGACAGAATCAAGCTTCCTCCGCACAGTCCCAGctcacactcccgggatcagacactgagtgaagccCCCTCCACACCGACCTATCTCTCACCCTCACAATCatagcctctcataatcttatacacctctatcaggccacctctcatcctccgtatctccaaggagaaaaggccgagttcactcaacctattctcataaggcatgctccccaatccaggcaacattcttgtaaatctcctctgcaccctttctatggcttccacatccttcctgtagtgaggcgaccagatctgagcacggtactccaagtggggtctgaccagggtctatatagctgcaacattacctctcggctcctaaattcaatcccacgattgatgaaggccaatataccgcacaccttcttaaccacagagtcaacctgcgcaggtgctttgagcgtcctatggactcggacctcaagagccctctgatcctgcacactgccaagagtcttaccattaacactacctgTAAAAGTACAACGAAGAAATAGGGAAAAAGTCTAAGAAGCTTAATGCGTACGGATAACTGAATTCTTCTCTTTATTTGTTGTTTAATCTCCCCGAGGGGAGGTGCATCATTCCCGGAGGAgatgcaataccgggtcgatgcgcggagtggacggagcaagcccctattccatctccctgttccaaaaatcaatttaatatatggtccccacataagggacgtatcagatattaaactgataagtgattttttttctggaacaatatacttcattcagaaatattacaaaataaaattatttgcaaAAAAAGTCATTTGTTCACTCTGAGTCCTTCGacaataaataaagttatttacattaAATCATGCGTTGACTCTCAAACCTTAGTCAAGAACAAAACCTTTAAGAGGGCTCTGAcagggagggcccctctcaccgccagccaggcgaggtcttggtgcctgttggtgaggtctggcgatgaggcattttgccagatgaactggacggtctgctcagggaaccaccccactgtgtccatcacgtccttctcccgcAGGGCttgcaggacactacgtgccgaccactgcctgatggccctgtggtcaaaggcgttctcctggaagaactttgctacgtaggacaggtatgccggcaacgaccagctgactgggcgagcgcgggagtggggccagacccatccttcgtagccagggcaacAGGTAgagcctgggcacatagtggtacttggtgcccacatacctgggttctacacacaacctgatgcagccacatacgaagctggccatcagggtgagggcgacattggggacgttcttgcccccattgtccagggacttgtgcatgacagtccgtctcacccgctccatcttggatccccagacgaatctgaagacagctcgggtgatttccgagctgttggagtgggggacgggccacacctgcgccaagtacagcagccctgagatcacctcacacctgatgaccaggttcttgcccgttattgacagggagcgccctccccacagtcccagtttctgtttcaccttggcagtccgctcctgccagttcttgttgcacgcctcagcccctccgaaccagatccccaacaccttcacgtggtcggacctgatggtgaaggggacgctggatcggtcgggccagttgccgaagagcatggcttcgctcttcgtgcggttgaccctggcccccgacgctagctcgaactgttcgcaggtgccaatcaacctgtgaactgacctcggatcagagcagaagacggcgACATCGTCCATgcacagggaggttttcacttgggtccctccactgcctggcagcatcacccctcttatgccccatccctcctgatggcttccgcaaagagttctatgcagcagacaaacaagacaggggagaggagaTAACCcggcctgactccagacctgatggggaagctgtctgtttcccacccgttgacctggactgcactacggatgtctgtgtcgagcattctgatccaattccggattccctccccaaatcccattttgaaGACCatgtccgccatgtacgtgtgcgatatcctgtcgaaggctttctcctggttcaagctgaccaggcaggcgttcacCCCCCGTCCTGCACGTAgtcgatggtgtccctcagcagcgcgaagCTGtccgagatcttcctgcccggtacagcacaggtttggtccgggtggatcacctgtcccagagcagagtGGACCCTgctggcgatagccttggacaggatcttgtagtccacattgaggagagagatgggtctccaattcctaatgtcctccctttcccccttctgcttgtagatgagggtgatgatgcccttcctcatggactctgactTGCTAcccgccagaagcatagcgttgtacacttccagcatagtttgggaaaaccattgaaatgtagtggggGGTTGGTCTGTGACTCCTATTTTCTAACCACAACCACTGATCCCAACCTCCTATTAAGGTCATGGGAAGGAAGCTGAACATTGAACCCTTCACCCTAGTGACGTCAGCAAGCTGATTGACAAGGGGTGGATGGGGCCGAACCCCAGGAGTATGTGATGGACAATgtagagggagctttactctgtctgaccccggaaatgtgagatgggagagtgtggagggagcttcactataTATCTAattgtgggagtgtgtgatggtattgTGTAGAGGCAGCTTCACAGTGTCTGACACCGGTAATGTGTGATGGGGCCTGTAGAAAGagtttcactgtgtctgaccccaggagtgtgtgatggcacagTGTGCAGGGAGCTGTACTCCGTGTCTAAACccgaggagtgtgtgattggacattgcggagggagcttcattgTGTGTCTGAtttcgggagtgtgtgatcggactgTGTAGAAGCAGGAGTTCCCACCCTGGGTCCAGGGATCCCTCAGTTACTgggagaggtccatggcagagAAAAGCTGGGAATCCCTGGTAAAGGGAGCTTTACTGTCTGAGTGCAGGAGTGTGATTGGAGACAACTTTACTGTCACTGAGATGTAACCCAGCAGAGGGAGGGAAGCCCCGGACACCTACTCACCCAAAATGGGACGGGGAGGCACGGATGCTGGACATCAATATTAATTACTCCATCTTCGAGAAACTGGTGAGCACCGAAATCTCTCCATCATTGATCAGGTAGCCCCGCTCACGTGCGAACATCGCGCTCCGCCCTCGCCGGGAATCCCGGCAACCGCGCGaacttgtatatatatatatatagtaacgagaatacacataaattaagatgtttgctggcctgggctagcaccagtggcatcagcagttggtctgccacctgtccacaggggagggagagataaggcacacaatgaagcagcatatGGAGATGTTactgaaggagccatcagtctgggtattgtcaagatcggctccccctttgaaccctgaactgtttgaagtgatggacaggcgatttggagatgtgtaatgaagggacgggagagagagctgtctagagcggctccccctttgaaccctgatctgtttgaagtgatggacaggcgataccccagcagggggataaaaagggacaggttcgctaaggcaggacacacacgacacccgaggtaacgagaccctggaagcggtgcgcctctcacgagtcggtgggaaactcttggacggctgatcgggggatcagccttaaacgcacagggtggaaaggtacgatcatgggaacccggtgtgtgtccgccctcgcttgggtgccgggttcactgcagaggatcgaccgcatctggaggaggggtcacagtcggtgacctcaggtgacatcacaaaggacccacccgaaagctgcttgtgagcaatatcgccggtctgtgagtggaagccgtgtctgaatgatcagtcgttcccgttctctctctctctctctctctccctccccccacgttgtccatcgccatggcaacgattactgtgaactgaactaaattgaactggactttgtgtcactttgaaattggtcatttacccctagacaacaatagagcttgattgatcctgttatcttaattctgtgcacatgtgtgtttatcattgctgaactgttgcatttattatcctttcgattactgtgttgcttgtttctttaataaaactttcttagttctagtaatccagactccaactgagcgatccatttctgctggtttggcaacccagttacggggtacgtaacagtgtgaatagtcttttctaaaattgtcatttaagttcttatttttatttgtgaagtttccagattggaatgggaccaagatattttgctGAAAGAAAACGCTAATAATGGGTATAACAATGGTgtatattgcctttgttatatttgctATGCCATGGAGATCAGCTTGGGAAATCTTATTAAGCCCTGAAGttaattttgtcttttttttttcgttttcacgctattttctgttttctttgccTGTTAATATTCCGGATACCTGGAACAAAACGGTGATTCccatcgatagatgctgcctgacctgctgagctcctccagcacattgtgagtatggcttaagacttccagcatctgcagtatctcttgtgtcccATATTCTTGTATGTTTCCAAAAAGGAcatgcaggtaggcagagagggtgctgtggctctgttggtaaaaaagttaaatcaaatcatcagaaagtTGACATGGTGTTGGAATGTGTTGAGTCAAcgtggatagaactaaggaatAGCAAGAGTGAAAAGATCTTGATTTTTTtggagacccccaaacagtagtaagtatatTGTCTGCAACTTAGAACGGGAGAAAGAAAGTGCATGCCAAAAAAGCAACGTTATAAGAGTCATGGGGATAGTCATGCagatatattgggaaaatcaggtcggcgcaggatcccaagagggggttTCCTAGGatgcccacaagatggctttttagagcagctcctggttgagcccagctggggatcagctattctcaaCTGGGTGATGTGCAATGAACAAGAATTAATTAGCATACTTAAGGTGAAGAACCACAGGGGCAAGTGATCCTAAAATATGggaattcatcctgaaatgtgagaaggagaagctaaagtgagaTGTGTCAGAATAACCatagaataaagagaattacagagagaagaattgtcctttttttttagaaaagaacactggcagggatgatgacagaatggctggaatttctggaagcaatccggaaggcacaggataaacCATATgtaccaaagaggaagaagtattctaaagacaaaaTGATACAATTGTGGCCAAAGAGAAGGCAAAGCTAACATAAGAGCCAAAAAGAAGGCATATAACAGACCAAGCAATGGTGGGAAGTTAGTTAAGGCACCCCATTTCTGTAAACCCCCCGACCtctacagcactcaccatctcTGCAAAACCCTCCACCATCCACCCGGGTGCATTCAGGCGACAGCTGACCCGAGAAAGACACTGCCCGTGGCGGATGGCAGGGCTCATAAAACACCCTCACGTTTTTTgcttataaacctaccgatttgCACGGATATCTTGACTAAACCTCCTTCCACCTTGACACCTGTAAAAAAGCTATTTCTTTtcctcagttccttcgtctccgccACATTTGTtgacaggatgaggttttcctttccaggtcatcagagatgtcctccttcttcaaagaatacagtttcccttccaccaccattgatGCCGATCTCACACCCAATTGCTCTATTTCCTGAAAATCCGCCTTCACTCCATATTCCAGTCACCTCCACAATTTTTCTTATCTTCAATCATCAAACACATCTTTTCCTACACCCCGCCACAACTCTCtgccttccttgtccattcgtctccccccacTAATCTATTTCCTGGAATGTATGCTTGCAAAGCGAGGGAAGTGCTACACGTTCCTAGTTACCTCTTCCTTCAGCACCATTCATGATCACCAACAGTCTGTCCAGGTGaggaacacttcacctgtgggtctgccaggttcatctactgtatccagcacTCCCAGTGCAGCCTTCTGTACCTCAGTGGAAAACCTCCTTGTCAAGCACATTCATTCCGTCCACAATAAAACGTATTTCTCGGTGGTtagtccactctcccttcccattccaacatgccagatCATTGTTGGACTGACGCGATGATAGCAttcccaggttggaggagcagcacctcataataCATCTGTGTAGCTTCCaagctgacggcatgaacatcgatatcttTAACTTCTACCTCCACTTTTACTTCCACCCACACCCTGCCCTCTCGGTTCTGTCTCCCCTCTTACTTCCTCTCTTGCCCACTGCCGATCATTTCCCTATGATTCCTCCTTTccatccttttctcccatggtccgctctcgCCTCCTCTCaaatgcacatcttgtaggtgagggcatcagggacactggaggtctcctcaCCTTCTCAGCAATGTCCCctttaatttgtaatgaccagtgtgcacataaatcttgtactatgcattttttttaaccagtgacaacatgtgcacagtgaattttatatagagagacattcattttaacagctagcaaatcactgtcgatAGGAACTTTGATCTCGTCTGGGTTccatcgagttcatctgcactctcacacatccTATGTAGCAGGCTTGTAAcctgtaatgaaggattttctcaccagagcttttgcacattgtccatctgTGGTTTTCTTGCTAAATTACACTttaaaaaagtcagatttccaaatatcattccacttcttcccacttgcgaattctccagcaacttttgtatcaccacaatacacacaggtaacactagTTTCTGTA from the Mobula birostris isolate sMobBir1 chromosome 13, sMobBir1.hap1, whole genome shotgun sequence genome contains:
- the LOC140206750 gene encoding NACHT, LRR and PYD domains-containing protein 12-like isoform X3, yielding MHLKDVRQKHMETLQEQTETLRVNTILMREKVKIFQLVDRHAELMVISTVRDRTLVEHELLARGRDHEEWRDKHLRREREKVRVDQLFKRSFLQKLKSSFYGKKYGISAAVAGVPGIGKTTMVQKIVYDWATGKIYKQFHFVFSFKFRDLNSITCRINLKELILHQYPYFGNILRQVWKNPKRLLFIFDSLDEFKHRINFADSQGDTETQDTCTDPEFKCKVSDIVYSLIQHKLLPGCSVLVTTRPAVLHLLERAEISVWAEILGFVGDERKEYFIRHFEDQTVAAAVFKHVEENEILYTMSYNPSYCWILALALGPFFTQRVRVPQRVPKTITQLYSYYIYNILKNHGREIENPRDVLLRVGQMALRGVFEKKIVFTDGDLINYSLQPSQFLSGFLKELLEREDSARCVVYTFPHLTIQDFVAAVAQFLNPHPGDILKFLTKAHNSTDWRFEVFLRFVAGLSSPMTARGLEEFLGPFPHETTCRVIDWVKEEVKRRSGNTWSEAGKRSLLNTLHYLFESQNRALAQAALESVETLSFSGMTLTPIDCAILSHVIRLCDTIKHLNLAGCHIQCEGIQRLGPGLHKCQELRLGENDLGDSGVKLVSAALRNPECKIQKLELDEVGLTGSGAEDLVSTLSTNPSLTELDLSANELGYSGVKLVSAVLRNPECKIQKLGLGAVGLTGSGAEDLVSTLSTNPSLTELDLSANKLGDSGVKLVSVALRKSECKIQKLELYRVGLTDSGAEDLASALGTNRSLRELNLSVNELKDLGVKLVSAALRNPECKIQKLGLWGVGLTDSGVEDLVSALITNPSLKELDLVFNSLTDRSVPALRRLIVNLPSLERIRLDQNRFSETGRKELRPLQGVRPGLTVIL